Proteins from a genomic interval of Choristoneura fumiferana chromosome 12, NRCan_CFum_1, whole genome shotgun sequence:
- the Inx3 gene encoding innexin 3 yields MALLGMVSAVAGFVKVRYLIDKAIIDNMVFRMHYRITSALLFLFCILVTANNLIGDPISCITDGSVPQHVINNFCWITYTFTLPFNPAMHAAHPSISNLGNEGYEEKRIHSYYQWVPFMLFFQGVLFYIPHWIWKNWEEGKVRMISDGIRGSVANISDGRNKRQNRLVEYLIDTMNMHNTYSFGYFFCEALNFVNVVGNIFFLDRFLNGAFLTYGSDVVKFSNMNQEQRTDPMIEVFPRLTKCTFHKYGASGSIQTHDSLCVLALNILNEKIFIFLWFWFIILAVVSGLALVYSAAVILLPSTREQILKRRFRFGTPKGVENLVRKTQVGDFLLLHLLGQNMSMRIFGEVLDELSRRLHLGSNPPSAPSTVEMAPIYPNIDKFSKETET; encoded by the exons ATGGCGTTACTGGGGATGGTATCCGCGGTGGCGGGCTTCGTTAAAGTCCGCTACCTCATCGACAAGGCTATTATCGACAACATGGTGTTCAGGATGCACTACCGCATCACCTCGGCTCTCCTGTTTTTATTCTGCATCCTGGTCACAGCCAACAATCTAATTG GTGATCCTATCTCCTGCATCACCGATGGTTCGGTGCCGCAACATGTGATAAACAACTTCTGCTGGATCACATACACGTTTACTCTGCCCTTCAACCCTGCCATGCATGCCGCACATCCCAGCATCTCAAACCTCGGCAACGAAGGTTATGAAGAGAAACGTATACATTCCTACTATCAATGGGTGCCGTTTATGCTTTTTTTCCAG gGCGTGCTCTTCTATATTCCTCACTGGATCTGGAAGAACTGGGAGGAGGGCAAGGTCCGCATGATCTCGGACGGCATCCGCGGCTCTGTGGCCAATATCTCCGACGGCAGGAACAAACGTCAG AACCGACTCGTCGAATATCTCATTGACACCATGAATATGCACAACACTTACTCCTTCGGATATTTCTTTTGCGAAGCCCTGAACTTTGTAAATGTT GTCGGCAACATCTTCTTCCTAGACAGATTCCTGAATGGCGCTTTCTTGACTTATGGATCCGACGTGGTTAAGTTCTCTAACATGAACCAGGAACAGCGAACTGACCCCATG ATTGAAGTCTTCCCGCGATTGACGAAATGTACATTCCACAAATATGGTGCTTCTGGATCTATCCAGACCCACGACTCGCTTTGCGTCCTCGCCTTAAACATTCTTAATGAGAAAATATTCATATTCCTCTGGTTCtg GTTTATAATTCTGGCAGTGGTGTCCGGCCTAGCACTCGTGTACTCTGCGGCCGTCATCCTCTTGCCGAGCACACGCGAACAGATCCTGAAGCGAAGATTCCGTTTCGGAACGCCAAAGGGAGTCGAAAATCTCGTTAGGAAAACACAG GTGGGCGACTTCCTACTTCTACATCTACTCGGCCAGAACATGTCAATGCGTATATTCGGCGAAGTGTTGGACGAGCTATCTCGGAGATTGCACCTCGGCTCCAACCCACCTTCAGCCCCGTCGACCGTCGAAATGGCGCCCATTTACCCGAATATAGACAAGTTTTCGAAGGAAACAGAGACGTAA